A genomic segment from Microbacterium sp. SORGH_AS_0428 encodes:
- a CDS encoding ABC transporter ATP-binding protein, producing MTTADTPLRGLPSTSDNMLLAEAGAGTRVQFRDVVKDYGATRVLHGVDLDIAPGEFVSLLGPSGCGKTTALRVLAGLERATDGAVLLAGHDVSGVPTNKRDIGMVFQSYSLFPHLRVLENTAFGLRRRGVGKAEAARRAADALELVGLGHLADRFPHQLSGGQQQRVALARALVTEPRVLLLDEPLSALDAKVRVQLRDEIRRIQLRLGITTVFVTHDQEEALAVSDRIAVMNAGRIDQIGTPEELYLKPATAQVAAFVGVSSLVPGTVVGEFVDVWGQRLPLQTPADAGSVDVFVRPENVRFTASDAPGIDATVQESTFLGSFRRSVVRTADGTLLNVQHDAGERVQYGDAVRITLYPVPVATRPRD from the coding sequence ATGACCACGGCAGACACCCCGCTGCGGGGGCTCCCCTCGACCTCCGACAACATGCTGCTCGCGGAGGCGGGCGCCGGCACCCGCGTGCAGTTCCGCGACGTCGTCAAGGACTACGGCGCGACGCGCGTGCTGCACGGCGTCGACCTCGACATCGCGCCCGGCGAGTTCGTGTCGCTGCTGGGGCCGTCGGGCTGCGGCAAGACCACCGCGTTGCGCGTCCTCGCCGGCCTCGAGCGCGCCACCGACGGCGCAGTGCTCCTCGCGGGACACGACGTGTCGGGCGTGCCCACGAACAAGCGCGACATCGGCATGGTGTTCCAGTCGTACTCCCTCTTCCCGCATCTGCGGGTGCTAGAGAACACCGCCTTCGGCCTCCGGCGTCGCGGCGTCGGCAAGGCCGAGGCCGCCCGGCGCGCGGCGGACGCGCTCGAACTCGTCGGCCTCGGCCACCTCGCCGACCGGTTCCCGCACCAGCTCTCGGGCGGTCAGCAGCAGCGTGTGGCGCTCGCGCGTGCGCTTGTGACCGAGCCGCGGGTACTGCTGCTCGATGAGCCGCTGTCGGCGCTCGACGCGAAGGTGCGCGTGCAGCTGCGCGATGAGATCCGCCGCATCCAGCTGCGCCTCGGGATCACCACGGTGTTCGTGACGCACGATCAGGAGGAGGCGCTCGCGGTGTCCGACCGCATCGCCGTGATGAACGCGGGCCGCATCGACCAGATCGGTACGCCGGAGGAGCTGTATCTGAAGCCCGCCACGGCGCAGGTGGCGGCCTTCGTCGGCGTCTCGAGCCTGGTCCCGGGCACCGTCGTCGGTGAGTTCGTCGATGTCTGGGGTCAACGCCTCCCGCTGCAGACCCCGGCGGATGCGGGCTCGGTCGACGTGTTCGTGCGCCCGGAGAACGTGCGCTTCACCGCGTCCGACGCCCCGGGCATCGATGCGACCGTGCAGGAGAGCACCTTCCTGGGCAGCTTCCGGCGATCGGTCGTGCGCACGGCGGACGGCACGTTGCTGAACGTGCAGCACGACGCCGGCGAGCGCGTGCAGTACGGCGACGCCGTGCGGATCACCCTCTATCCCGTGCCGGTCGCCACGCGCCCGCGCGACTGA
- the aspS gene encoding aspartate--tRNA(Asn) ligase, translating into MSERVLVKQLKSLPAGGVSVSGWVETVRDQKKVQFVILRDETGAVQLVNPATRELAEDATSEQAAALALTETISNLATGTFLTVTGELKHDERVKLGGVEIKIASLEIAAAALPETPIAADSGLDKRMDWRFIDLRQRRNNLIFRIQTTLEHAMRTYWVEHDYVEIHSPKLMSTPAEGNAELFALEYFGDQTAYLAQSPQHFKQMAQAAGFGKVFEIGDVFRADPSFTSRHATEFTSVDAELSWIDSYEDVAAMQEELLVAAFTAVKEKHGDEIKELFDIDVVVPTLPFPRIPLAEAREIVKARGYDIPRTDGDLDPEGERQISAHVRETYDHQFVFITDYHPEIRPFYHMRNAETGLTNSYDLLFNGTEITTGAQREHRIEVLEAQALEKGLSLEGLEHYLDFFRYGIPPHGGFGMGLARVLMLMLGQDSIREVTFLFRGPTRLAP; encoded by the coding sequence GTGAGTGAACGCGTTCTGGTCAAGCAGCTGAAGTCCCTCCCCGCGGGAGGTGTCTCGGTGTCCGGATGGGTCGAGACCGTCCGCGATCAGAAGAAGGTGCAGTTCGTCATCCTGCGCGACGAGACCGGCGCGGTGCAGCTCGTGAACCCCGCGACCCGTGAGCTCGCCGAGGACGCGACGAGCGAGCAGGCCGCGGCGCTCGCGCTGACCGAGACGATCTCGAACCTCGCGACCGGAACGTTCCTGACGGTGACCGGCGAGCTCAAGCACGACGAGCGCGTCAAGCTCGGCGGCGTCGAGATCAAGATCGCGTCGCTGGAGATCGCGGCGGCCGCGCTCCCGGAGACGCCCATCGCCGCCGACAGCGGCCTCGACAAGCGCATGGACTGGCGCTTCATCGACCTGCGTCAGCGCCGCAACAACCTGATCTTCCGCATCCAGACGACCCTCGAGCACGCCATGCGCACCTACTGGGTGGAGCACGACTACGTCGAGATCCACTCGCCCAAGCTCATGTCCACGCCCGCCGAGGGCAACGCGGAGTTGTTCGCGCTCGAGTACTTCGGCGACCAGACGGCGTACCTGGCGCAGAGCCCGCAGCACTTCAAGCAGATGGCGCAGGCCGCCGGATTCGGCAAGGTGTTCGAGATCGGCGACGTGTTCCGCGCCGACCCCAGCTTCACCAGCCGCCACGCGACCGAGTTCACCTCTGTCGACGCCGAGCTGTCGTGGATCGACTCCTACGAGGATGTCGCCGCGATGCAGGAGGAGCTGCTGGTGGCCGCCTTCACCGCGGTGAAGGAGAAGCACGGCGACGAGATCAAGGAGCTGTTCGACATCGACGTCGTCGTGCCGACGCTCCCGTTCCCCCGCATCCCGCTCGCCGAGGCGCGCGAGATCGTGAAGGCGCGCGGCTACGACATCCCGCGCACCGACGGCGACCTCGACCCGGAGGGCGAGCGTCAGATCTCCGCGCACGTGCGCGAGACGTACGACCACCAGTTCGTGTTCATCACGGACTACCACCCCGAGATCCGCCCGTTCTACCACATGCGAAACGCCGAGACCGGGCTCACGAACAGCTACGACCTGCTGTTCAACGGCACCGAGATCACGACCGGCGCGCAGCGTGAGCACCGCATCGAGGTGCTCGAGGCACAGGCGCTGGAGAAGGGCCTGTCGCTCGAGGGCCTCGAGCACTACCTCGACTTCTTCCGCTACGGCATCCCGCCCCACGGCGGCTTCGGCATGGGTCTCGCCCGTGTGCTGATGCTGATGCTCGGCCAGGACTCGATCCGTGAGGTGACCTTCCTCTTCCGCGGGCCCACGCGCCTCGCCCCCTGA
- a CDS encoding histidine phosphatase family protein produces the protein MPAERLHLVRHGEVHNPGRVLYGRLPEFRLSAAGRRMARQAAEHVQAEGRPLTALVCSPLQRTRESAEPFTELFGFEPVVDPDVIEPWNVFEGKRMRRALANPLNWRHVTRPSVPSWGEPYAEVVARMQRAMAKARNSVPAGDVVIVSHQLPIWVTHLAIAGLPLRHDPRARRCALSSVTSFEGGPGAWREIAYAEPASAEGAVDVGAV, from the coding sequence GTGCCCGCCGAACGCCTCCACCTCGTGCGCCATGGCGAGGTCCACAATCCCGGCCGTGTCCTCTACGGTCGGCTGCCCGAGTTCCGGCTGAGCGCGGCAGGTCGTCGGATGGCGCGCCAGGCCGCGGAGCACGTGCAGGCCGAGGGTCGTCCCCTCACCGCGCTGGTCTGCTCGCCGTTGCAGCGCACGCGGGAGTCGGCTGAGCCGTTCACCGAACTCTTCGGTTTCGAGCCCGTCGTCGACCCCGATGTGATCGAGCCGTGGAACGTGTTCGAGGGCAAGCGGATGCGGCGGGCACTCGCCAACCCCCTGAACTGGCGACACGTGACGCGTCCCTCCGTTCCGAGCTGGGGAGAGCCCTACGCCGAGGTCGTCGCGCGGATGCAGCGGGCCATGGCCAAGGCGCGGAACTCTGTTCCCGCGGGCGACGTCGTCATCGTCAGCCACCAGCTGCCCATCTGGGTGACCCACCTCGCGATCGCCGGTCTGCCTCTGCGCCACGACCCGCGCGCCCGGCGCTGCGCGCTGTCGAGCGTGACGAGCTTCGAGGGCGGCCCGGGGGCCTGGCGCGAGATCGCCTATGCGGAGCCCGCATCCGCCGAAGGCGCCGTCGATGTAGGAGCAGTATGA
- a CDS encoding DedA family protein produces MTQVALPVRASSNESWLSQLMDALVGLMEWIGPIGAGIAIALESVFPPLPSEAILPMAGVTASRGGFTLAEALLWTTAGSVVGALALYGIGAWLGVERLRRVAAKVPLLHPEDIDRTVAWFHKHGGKAVFFGRMVPLFRSFISIPAGVTRMPLWRFVLLTAAGSLLWNAIFVLAGYFLGESWHIVEQYAEVFQVIVIVGVAAGVAWFVYARVRSLLAHRRRVDARE; encoded by the coding sequence ATGACCCAGGTCGCCCTGCCTGTCCGCGCCTCGTCGAATGAATCCTGGCTCAGTCAGCTGATGGACGCGCTGGTCGGGCTGATGGAGTGGATCGGTCCGATCGGAGCCGGGATCGCCATCGCCCTGGAGAGCGTCTTCCCCCCGTTGCCGAGCGAGGCGATCCTGCCGATGGCGGGGGTGACGGCCAGTCGCGGCGGCTTCACGCTCGCCGAGGCGCTCCTGTGGACGACGGCGGGCTCCGTGGTCGGTGCGCTCGCCCTCTACGGCATCGGTGCCTGGCTCGGCGTCGAGCGGTTGCGCCGGGTCGCGGCGAAGGTGCCGCTGCTGCATCCGGAGGACATCGACCGCACGGTCGCCTGGTTCCACAAGCACGGCGGCAAGGCCGTGTTCTTCGGGCGGATGGTGCCTCTGTTCCGCAGCTTCATCTCGATCCCTGCGGGCGTGACCCGCATGCCGCTGTGGCGCTTCGTGCTGCTGACGGCCGCCGGCAGCCTGCTGTGGAACGCGATCTTCGTGCTCGCCGGCTACTTCCTCGGCGAGTCGTGGCACATCGTCGAGCAGTACGCCGAGGTGTTCCAGGTGATCGTGATCGTGGGCGTCGCGGCGGGCGTCGCGTGGTTCGTCTACGCGCGGGTGCGGTCGCTGCTCGCGCACCGGCGCCGCGTGGACGCCCGCGAGTGA
- a CDS encoding cytochrome c biogenesis protein ResB produces the protein MSRSPSDRADVSEPLRPSDHVDGRPAPARDDDVTSPRLGPIEWMRWGWRQLTSMRTALVLLLLLAIAAVPGSIFPQRSADPNGVTQFRSDNPDLFPVLDWFKLFDVYSSPWFSAIYILLFISLIGCVIPRTRHHWKALRARPPRTPARLSRLDDHREIVVRLPEGTDVDAAAEDAVASASAQLRTARYRVERYDGRGALSVSAERGYLRETGNLLFHIALVGVLIAVGVGGALTYTGQRAMVQGTSFVNALTDYSSFNPGRFVDADQLSPYSITLNKFDVTYQPSGTAAAGQAGDFVAHVTTQLPGQEPQDGEVRVNHPLDIAGDRVYLMGNGYAPIVTVRDADGDVVFRDAVPFLPQNNNMTSLGVVKIADGMPQQLGLVGFFYPTAQPLDTGAYTSVYPDLIYPVLSLDVYEGDLGIDDGTPRSVYTLDPTGMTKLTGIDTDKSSIQLLPGQTTDLPNGLGTITFENAADPGQNEVTDGTLDSGSPGADYSQAVPRFVSLSIHHDVGAPWVLLFAVIALAALLLALFVPRRRMWVKVTPRDGALLIEYAGLARGEDPQIAVAVDQLADRHGRAFAEAAEGEIIDANRPTPDAHPKVD, from the coding sequence ATGTCCCGCTCCCCATCTGATCGAGCCGACGTCTCGGAGCCGCTCCGGCCGTCGGACCACGTCGACGGCCGTCCCGCTCCGGCGCGCGACGACGATGTGACGTCGCCGCGCCTCGGGCCGATCGAGTGGATGCGGTGGGGATGGCGGCAGCTGACCAGCATGCGCACCGCCCTCGTGCTGCTGCTGTTGCTGGCGATCGCCGCGGTTCCGGGCTCGATCTTCCCGCAGCGCTCGGCCGACCCGAACGGCGTGACGCAGTTCCGGTCCGACAACCCGGACCTCTTCCCGGTGCTCGACTGGTTCAAGCTGTTCGACGTCTACAGCTCGCCGTGGTTCTCGGCGATCTACATCCTGCTGTTCATCTCGCTCATCGGATGCGTCATCCCGCGCACGCGCCACCACTGGAAGGCGCTGCGCGCGCGCCCGCCGCGCACGCCCGCGCGCCTTTCGCGCCTCGACGACCACCGCGAGATCGTGGTGCGCCTGCCCGAGGGCACGGACGTCGACGCCGCGGCGGAGGACGCGGTCGCCTCGGCCTCGGCGCAGCTGCGCACCGCCCGCTACCGCGTCGAGCGCTACGACGGCCGCGGCGCGCTGTCGGTGTCGGCCGAACGTGGATACCTCCGCGAGACGGGCAACCTGCTCTTCCACATCGCCCTCGTGGGTGTGCTCATCGCGGTGGGCGTCGGCGGCGCGCTGACCTACACCGGTCAGCGGGCCATGGTGCAGGGCACGAGCTTCGTGAACGCCCTGACGGACTACTCGTCCTTCAACCCCGGACGCTTCGTCGACGCCGACCAGCTCTCGCCGTACTCGATCACCCTCAACAAGTTCGACGTGACCTATCAGCCTTCCGGCACCGCGGCAGCGGGGCAGGCCGGCGACTTCGTGGCGCACGTGACCACGCAGCTGCCGGGCCAGGAACCGCAGGACGGCGAGGTGCGCGTCAACCACCCGCTCGACATCGCCGGAGACCGCGTGTACCTGATGGGCAACGGCTACGCACCCATCGTCACGGTGCGCGACGCCGACGGCGACGTCGTGTTCCGCGACGCCGTGCCCTTCCTGCCCCAGAACAACAACATGACCTCGCTCGGCGTGGTCAAGATCGCCGACGGGATGCCGCAACAGCTCGGGCTCGTCGGGTTCTTCTATCCGACCGCGCAACCGCTGGACACCGGAGCGTACACGTCGGTCTATCCCGATCTGATCTATCCCGTGCTGAGTCTCGACGTCTACGAGGGAGACCTCGGCATCGACGACGGCACGCCCCGCTCGGTCTACACCCTCGATCCGACCGGGATGACCAAGCTCACCGGCATCGACACGGACAAGTCCTCGATCCAGCTGCTTCCGGGACAGACGACCGATCTGCCGAACGGCCTCGGCACGATCACGTTCGAGAACGCGGCCGACCCGGGCCAGAACGAGGTCACCGACGGCACCCTGGACTCTGGCTCGCCGGGCGCCGACTACTCCCAGGCCGTACCGCGATTCGTCTCGCTCTCCATCCACCACGACGTCGGCGCGCCCTGGGTGCTGCTGTTCGCGGTGATCGCGCTCGCCGCGCTCCTGCTGGCGCTGTTCGTGCCCCGCCGCCGGATGTGGGTGAAGGTCACCCCGCGCGATGGCGCGCTGCTGATCGAGTACGCGGGCCTCGCACGCGGCGAGGACCCGCAGATCGCCGTCGCGGTCGACCAGCTCGCCGATCGGCACGGACGTGCCTTCGCCGAGGCTGCAGAGGGCGAGATCATCGACGCGAATCGGCCGACCCCCGACGCACACCCGAAAGTAGACTGA
- a CDS encoding ABC transporter permease: MSSVVADRDTQDARPVAEEPQASRRRGAARDLSWLGLAPFAAYIALFLALPTVLAVGSGLFDARGAFTLDNVAALGDPVILMTFWNSTWVSLLTAVLGAVVGAVVCYAMLGLAETGFVRSTVDAASGVLAQFGGVMLAFVMVAAIGTQGVVTLLLKNVLGIDPYADGAWIYSVPGLIPAYIVFQVPLMIITFMPALAALKPQWAEAHQTLGGTPRSFWLHIGFPVLAPSFLASLLLLFANAFSSYATAAALASQGSQIVPLQIRTALTSETLLGREHLAGALAFGMIVVVAVVMGVYALIQRRAARWQA; this comes from the coding sequence ATCTCATCCGTCGTGGCCGACCGCGACACGCAGGATGCGCGCCCCGTCGCCGAGGAGCCCCAGGCTTCCCGGCGGCGGGGCGCCGCCCGTGACCTTTCGTGGCTCGGCCTTGCCCCGTTCGCCGCGTACATCGCCCTCTTCCTCGCTCTGCCCACCGTGCTCGCCGTCGGCTCGGGACTCTTCGACGCTCGCGGTGCGTTCACGCTCGACAACGTCGCGGCGCTGGGCGATCCCGTCATCCTCATGACCTTCTGGAACTCGACCTGGGTATCGCTGCTGACGGCGGTGCTGGGCGCGGTCGTGGGCGCGGTCGTCTGCTACGCGATGCTGGGGCTTGCCGAGACCGGATTCGTGCGCAGCACGGTGGATGCGGCATCCGGCGTCCTGGCGCAGTTCGGCGGCGTGATGCTCGCCTTCGTCATGGTCGCCGCCATCGGGACGCAGGGAGTCGTCACGCTGCTGCTGAAGAACGTGCTCGGCATCGACCCCTACGCAGACGGCGCGTGGATCTACTCCGTTCCCGGCCTCATCCCCGCGTACATCGTGTTCCAGGTGCCGCTCATGATCATCACCTTCATGCCGGCGCTTGCGGCGCTGAAGCCCCAGTGGGCCGAGGCCCACCAGACCCTCGGCGGCACGCCGCGTAGCTTCTGGCTGCACATCGGGTTCCCGGTGCTCGCGCCGTCCTTCCTCGCGAGCCTCCTGCTCCTGTTCGCGAACGCGTTCTCGTCGTACGCGACGGCGGCGGCGCTGGCGAGCCAGGGCTCGCAGATCGTGCCGCTGCAGATCCGCACGGCGCTCACGAGCGAGACGCTGCTCGGACGCGAGCACCTCGCGGGTGCGCTCGCGTTCGGCATGATCGTGGTCGTCGCCGTCGTGATGGGCGTCTACGCCCTCATCCAGCGTCGGGCAGCGAGGTGGCAGGCATGA
- a CDS encoding ABC transporter permease subunit → MKTFAPSPLTRWIIGVVVGVVFAVPFAATVLFTLAPLPGTDALTPTRWLAVFDPANAAKYAPIWTGLGNSLSLAAVTVALVLFLFTPTMVLVALKFPQLRRGFEFLALLPISIPAIVLVVGLAPIYLQIGRTLGTGAWTLAFAYGVLVLPFTYRSVQASIDAIDIKTLSEAARTLGAGWFTVLVRVIVPNLRQGLLAASLISVAVVLGEFTIASLLNRQVLQTALVLINRQDAWAAAIFTLLALAFAFVLLLIIGRAGRLGAGRKNS, encoded by the coding sequence ATGAAGACCTTCGCCCCCTCGCCCCTCACCCGCTGGATCATCGGCGTCGTCGTCGGCGTCGTCTTCGCCGTGCCGTTCGCCGCGACGGTGCTGTTCACGCTCGCGCCGCTGCCCGGCACCGACGCCCTCACCCCGACGCGGTGGCTGGCCGTCTTCGATCCCGCCAACGCCGCGAAGTACGCCCCGATCTGGACGGGTCTCGGCAATTCGCTCTCGCTCGCGGCGGTGACGGTCGCCCTCGTGCTGTTCCTGTTCACGCCCACGATGGTGCTCGTCGCCCTGAAGTTCCCGCAGCTGCGTCGCGGCTTCGAGTTCCTGGCCCTGCTGCCGATCTCGATCCCCGCGATCGTGCTCGTCGTCGGTCTCGCCCCGATCTACCTGCAGATCGGCCGCACCCTCGGCACCGGCGCGTGGACGCTCGCCTTCGCGTACGGCGTCCTCGTGCTGCCGTTCACGTACCGCTCGGTCCAGGCCTCGATCGACGCGATCGACATCAAGACGCTGTCGGAGGCCGCGCGCACCCTCGGTGCGGGATGGTTCACCGTGCTCGTGCGGGTCATCGTCCCCAATCTCCGACAGGGGCTGCTCGCCGCATCCCTCATCTCGGTCGCCGTCGTGCTCGGCGAGTTCACGATCGCCTCTCTGCTGAACCGCCAGGTGCTCCAGACGGCGCTCGTGCTCATCAACCGACAGGATGCGTGGGCCGCCGCCATCTTCACCCTGCTGGCACTCGCCTTCGCGTTCGTGCTGCTGCTCATCATCGGCCGGGCCGGGCGCCTGGGCGCCGGAAGGAAGAACTCATGA
- a CDS encoding extracellular solute-binding protein, translating into MTIRSTRRGRAAAGIALTAIAAVVLAGCAGNAEASSDDSSKAQSATSVADFGTFADLEAAAKAEGKLNVIALPRDWANYGAIIDLFTQRYPEISIEEQSPDISSAEEIQAAKTNEGLDTAPDVFDLGLTVALQNTASFAPYKVQTWDDIPDAVKEPTGLFVGDYGGYMSVGYDSSRFPAPKSLDDLLGDEYRGAVAINGDPTQAGAAFAAVGMATVQSGGTLDDYQPGIDFFSKLNAAGNMLKLDVTSATVASGETPVVFDWDYLNATHTQSNPNWKVVVFDGTGYAGYYNQAINKNAPHPAAARLWQEFLYSDEVQNLWLAGGARPARMDAMQTAGTLDEKLAASLPATPDKTVVPTEQQSTDAGTLLGEKWAAAVS; encoded by the coding sequence ATGACCATCCGCTCCACCCGCCGCGGCCGCGCCGCCGCTGGGATCGCTCTGACGGCGATCGCCGCCGTCGTCCTCGCCGGCTGCGCAGGCAACGCCGAGGCGTCCTCCGACGACTCCTCGAAGGCCCAGTCCGCCACGAGCGTCGCCGATTTCGGCACCTTCGCCGACCTCGAGGCCGCGGCGAAGGCCGAGGGCAAGCTCAATGTGATCGCCCTGCCTCGCGACTGGGCCAACTACGGCGCGATCATCGACCTGTTCACCCAGCGCTACCCCGAGATCTCCATCGAGGAGCAGTCGCCCGACATCTCAAGCGCCGAGGAGATCCAGGCCGCGAAGACCAACGAGGGCCTGGACACCGCCCCCGACGTGTTCGATCTCGGACTCACCGTCGCCCTGCAGAACACGGCGTCGTTCGCGCCGTACAAGGTGCAGACCTGGGATGACATCCCCGACGCCGTCAAGGAGCCGACGGGCCTGTTCGTCGGCGACTACGGCGGGTACATGTCGGTCGGCTACGACTCGTCGCGCTTCCCCGCCCCGAAGAGCCTGGACGACCTGCTCGGCGACGAGTACCGCGGCGCGGTGGCCATCAACGGCGACCCGACGCAGGCCGGCGCGGCCTTCGCCGCGGTGGGCATGGCAACGGTGCAGTCCGGCGGCACGCTCGACGACTACCAGCCCGGCATCGACTTCTTCAGCAAGCTGAACGCCGCCGGCAACATGCTGAAGCTCGACGTGACCAGCGCGACCGTGGCCAGCGGCGAGACGCCGGTCGTCTTCGACTGGGACTACCTCAACGCGACCCACACCCAGAGCAACCCCAACTGGAAGGTCGTCGTCTTCGACGGCACGGGCTACGCCGGGTACTACAACCAGGCGATCAACAAGAACGCACCGCATCCGGCAGCGGCACGTCTGTGGCAGGAGTTCCTCTACAGCGACGAGGTGCAGAACCTGTGGCTCGCCGGCGGCGCCCGCCCGGCCCGCATGGACGCGATGCAGACCGCCGGAACGCTCGACGAGAAGCTGGCCGCATCCCTGCCCGCGACGCCCGACAAGACCGTCGTGCCGACCGAGCAGCAGAGCACCGACGCCGGCACCCTGCTCGGCGAGAAGTGGGCCGCGGCCGTCTCGTGA
- a CDS encoding cytochrome c biogenesis protein CcdA yields MTGIVAEGALWVAIPVALAAGLVSFLSPCVLPLVPGYLGFLGGAAGTASGRKGRGRLLLSVFLFIAGFTVVFMAMTVLGGSLGRFFLEYSGIITRVLGAVVIIMGLIFIGLFGFAQRTFKPNVRGNLGLVGAPLLGLALGIGWAPCIGPTLATILALSWNMGDPGRAAVLGLAYSLGLGIPFLLLAAGFGWASKSVSFLRRHIRAINIFGGVLLIVLGVLMVTGVWSSLMSQLQGVLVNVPLPI; encoded by the coding sequence GTGACCGGCATCGTCGCCGAAGGAGCGCTCTGGGTCGCGATCCCGGTGGCGCTCGCCGCGGGGCTCGTGTCGTTCCTCTCGCCCTGCGTGCTCCCGCTCGTGCCCGGCTACCTCGGCTTCCTCGGCGGGGCGGCGGGTACCGCATCCGGTCGCAAGGGGCGCGGGCGCCTGCTGCTGAGCGTCTTTCTGTTCATCGCCGGGTTCACGGTGGTCTTCATGGCGATGACGGTGCTGGGCGGCTCGCTGGGCCGGTTCTTCCTGGAGTACTCCGGCATCATCACGCGCGTGCTCGGCGCGGTCGTGATCATCATGGGGCTCATCTTCATCGGCCTGTTCGGCTTCGCTCAGCGCACCTTCAAGCCGAACGTCCGGGGCAACCTGGGACTCGTGGGTGCGCCACTGCTGGGCCTCGCGCTCGGCATCGGCTGGGCGCCGTGCATCGGCCCGACGCTGGCGACGATCCTCGCCCTGTCGTGGAACATGGGCGACCCCGGCCGCGCCGCGGTGCTCGGACTCGCATACTCGCTCGGGCTCGGCATCCCCTTCCTCCTGCTGGCGGCCGGCTTCGGCTGGGCCAGCAAGTCGGTGTCGTTCCTGCGTCGCCACATCCGTGCCATCAACATCTTCGGCGGCGTCCTGCTCATCGTTCTCGGTGTGCTGATGGTCACCGGCGTCTGGAGCTCACTCATGTCGCAGTTGCAGGGGGTGCTGGTCAATGTCCCGCTCCCCATCTGA
- a CDS encoding DUF6264 family protein: protein MSSERPGEEPAIFRLPPESFRVGSDEAPAADRTDAAPRPERAAPQPQRDAGSTSARRRRKAWDVALTTVLLVATAAVAAVASTLALLLADSSTGCGADGRVCRTELLQGGVWTMLTVPWIVFVLTAFSAVLLLVVRRRAFWVPLAGSVLAALSWLVGAFLLWAAV from the coding sequence GTGAGCAGTGAGCGCCCCGGCGAGGAACCCGCGATCTTCCGGTTGCCGCCCGAGTCGTTCCGCGTCGGCTCCGACGAGGCGCCGGCCGCCGACCGTACGGATGCGGCCCCGCGCCCGGAGCGCGCCGCCCCGCAGCCGCAGCGCGACGCGGGGAGCACGTCCGCCCGTCGGCGGCGGAAGGCGTGGGACGTCGCCCTGACGACCGTGCTGCTGGTCGCGACCGCCGCCGTCGCTGCCGTCGCGTCGACGCTCGCTCTCCTGCTGGCCGATTCCTCCACCGGATGCGGTGCCGACGGACGCGTGTGCCGCACGGAACTCCTGCAGGGCGGAGTGTGGACCATGCTCACGGTGCCGTGGATCGTCTTCGTGCTGACCGCATTCTCCGCCGTGCTCCTGCTGGTCGTGCGTCGCCGTGCCTTCTGGGTGCCGTTGGCGGGAAGCGTTCTCGCCGCACTGAGCTGGCTCGTAGGCGCCTTCCTGCTCTGGGCCGCGGTCTGA
- a CDS encoding TlpA disulfide reductase family protein, with protein sequence MRFRPRRLAAALIAGALAVSLAACSANDSLADQYREGSNKGYIGADGVPIVETPPAERSDPIVFTGVSDSGKTVTNEDYAGQVLVVNFWYAACGPCIVEAPRLEKSYEDLKGENVSFLGINTYDQAPTAASFAKDNGISYPSLMAVDDSKLKLSFAEATPLTATPTTLVLDKQGRVAARIVGELGDASILTTLVRDALKEGS encoded by the coding sequence ATGAGATTTCGTCCCCGCCGCCTCGCCGCAGCACTGATCGCCGGCGCGCTCGCGGTCAGCCTCGCCGCCTGCTCGGCCAACGATTCCCTCGCCGACCAGTACCGGGAAGGCTCGAACAAGGGCTACATCGGTGCCGACGGGGTGCCGATCGTCGAGACCCCGCCGGCGGAGCGCTCCGACCCCATCGTGTTCACGGGGGTGAGCGACAGCGGCAAGACGGTGACGAACGAGGACTACGCCGGCCAGGTTCTCGTCGTGAACTTCTGGTACGCCGCGTGCGGTCCGTGCATCGTCGAGGCGCCGCGCCTGGAGAAGTCGTACGAGGACCTGAAGGGCGAGAACGTGTCGTTCCTCGGCATCAACACCTACGACCAGGCGCCGACGGCCGCATCCTTCGCTAAGGACAACGGCATCAGCTACCCCAGCCTGATGGCGGTCGACGACAGCAAGCTCAAGCTGTCGTTCGCCGAAGCCACCCCGCTCACCGCGACGCCGACGACCCTCGTGCTCGACAAGCAGGGCCGGGTCGCCGCACGCATCGTCGGCGAGCTCGGCGATGCCTCGATCCTCACGACGCTCGTGCGCGACGCGCTCAAGGAGGGTTCGTGA